Proteins encoded by one window of Candidatus Binatia bacterium:
- the mutS gene encoding DNA mismatch repair protein MutS: MKITPMLEQYLRVKDRHRDAIVFFRLGDFYEVFFEDAEIAAPILEVALTTRSKKDEVQIPMCGVPYHAVQPYVAKLLAVGRKVAIVEQIEDPATAKGLVARAVVRVITPGTVTEEECLDPKAPNYLVAVVRGGSEPGGDSVGVAAVDLSTGEVRVSTLPDTAVLADELGRLGPRELLVSATDEALAAAAIALVPDVSTSRLPADDFRVDAADEWLARSGAPALPAAARAALAGCLRYIAATHRAGTAHLRLVDLGGGHDRLVLDQATRRNLELLTTLRGERRGALLWVLDRTATPMGGRLLRQWLVAPLTDLAAIGERLDAVEYLREHPSLRQDIEADLKPIGDIERLNGRLAAARVTPRDVAGLAANLERVARIRTRLVAPAPSVLTAAAADLDAMPDTAARIAATLVDSPPLAVSAGGLIRAGCDAEVDEFRTLAHSGKQWISEYEAAERRRTGIGSLKVRYNQVFGYYIEVTRPNLPQVPADYQRKQTTANAERFTTPQLGEYEAKVVGAEERLRAREAEIFAALVADLAAQQERIGRTAATLARLDVLSALAAVAERHQYVRPQLTRDRRLVIRDGRHPVVEALAGRGGFVPNDCTLDPDGPQILTITGPNMAGKSTYLRQVALIVLLAQMGSFVPASAAEIGLVDRLFTRVGASDNLAGGESTFMVEMKETAEILGNLTSRSLVVLDEIGRGTSTFDGISIAWAVAEHLHAAPGRPLVLFATHYHELTDLARTQARIGNASVAVREWKGEVVFLRRIVPGPASQSYGIQVATLAGVPSPVIERARQILRNLEAGELDDAGRPRLAEGTANAGPQLALFAPPQNRLRDELAAMDVNRLTPMEALARLHELVERARKDA, from the coding sequence ATGAAAATCACCCCGATGCTGGAGCAGTACCTGCGTGTCAAGGACCGGCATCGCGACGCCATCGTCTTCTTCCGCCTCGGCGATTTCTACGAGGTGTTCTTCGAGGACGCCGAGATCGCGGCCCCGATCCTCGAGGTGGCGCTCACCACGCGCAGCAAGAAGGACGAAGTGCAGATTCCCATGTGTGGTGTGCCGTATCACGCGGTACAGCCGTACGTAGCCAAGTTGCTTGCGGTCGGACGCAAGGTCGCCATCGTCGAGCAGATAGAGGACCCGGCAACCGCCAAGGGCCTCGTGGCGCGCGCCGTGGTGCGCGTCATTACGCCCGGAACCGTCACGGAGGAAGAGTGCCTCGATCCGAAGGCGCCCAACTATCTGGTTGCCGTCGTGCGTGGCGGGTCGGAGCCCGGTGGCGACAGCGTCGGCGTCGCGGCCGTGGATCTGTCGACGGGAGAAGTGCGGGTCTCGACGCTCCCGGACACGGCCGTCCTGGCTGACGAACTGGGGCGGCTGGGTCCGCGCGAGCTCCTTGTCTCGGCTACGGACGAGGCACTGGCGGCCGCGGCGATAGCTCTGGTCCCCGATGTGTCCACGAGCCGTCTGCCCGCCGACGACTTCCGGGTCGACGCTGCGGACGAGTGGCTCGCCCGCAGCGGTGCGCCGGCGCTGCCCGCGGCCGCGCGGGCGGCGCTTGCGGGTTGCTTGCGGTATATCGCGGCTACCCACCGTGCCGGAACGGCGCACCTGCGCCTCGTCGATCTCGGCGGCGGTCACGACCGGCTCGTGCTCGATCAGGCCACCCGGCGCAATCTCGAGCTGCTCACGACACTGCGGGGCGAGCGGCGAGGAGCGCTGTTGTGGGTGCTGGATCGAACGGCGACGCCGATGGGCGGCCGCCTCTTGCGCCAGTGGCTGGTCGCGCCGCTGACCGACCTGGCGGCGATCGGGGAGCGCCTCGATGCCGTCGAGTATCTGCGCGAGCACCCGAGTCTGCGCCAGGACATCGAAGCCGACTTGAAGCCGATCGGCGATATCGAGCGGCTCAACGGGCGGCTGGCGGCGGCGCGTGTCACCCCGCGCGACGTGGCCGGACTGGCGGCGAACCTCGAACGCGTCGCCCGGATCCGCACTCGGCTCGTGGCGCCGGCGCCGTCGGTTCTGACGGCGGCGGCGGCCGATCTCGATGCGATGCCCGACACGGCGGCGCGCATTGCGGCGACGCTGGTCGATTCCCCGCCGCTGGCGGTCAGCGCGGGAGGGCTGATCCGCGCCGGTTGCGATGCGGAGGTCGACGAGTTCCGGACCCTTGCGCACAGCGGCAAGCAGTGGATTTCCGAATACGAGGCGGCGGAGCGGCGCCGCACCGGGATCGGCTCGCTCAAGGTGCGCTACAATCAAGTCTTCGGCTACTACATCGAGGTCACCAGGCCGAATCTGCCGCAAGTTCCCGCCGACTACCAGCGCAAGCAGACGACGGCGAACGCCGAGCGCTTTACCACCCCGCAGCTTGGCGAGTACGAGGCCAAGGTGGTCGGCGCCGAGGAGCGTCTGCGGGCCCGGGAAGCCGAGATATTCGCCGCCCTCGTCGCCGACCTGGCGGCGCAGCAGGAGAGGATCGGGCGCACCGCGGCGACCCTGGCGCGCCTCGACGTCCTCTCGGCGCTGGCCGCAGTCGCCGAGCGGCACCAATACGTGCGGCCGCAGCTCACTCGGGACCGGCGGCTGGTCATTCGCGATGGCCGGCACCCGGTGGTCGAGGCGCTTGCCGGCCGCGGCGGGTTCGTGCCGAACGATTGCACCCTCGATCCGGACGGCCCTCAGATACTGACGATCACCGGGCCGAACATGGCGGGCAAATCGACGTATCTGCGCCAGGTGGCGCTGATCGTGCTGCTGGCGCAAATGGGGAGCTTCGTGCCGGCCAGTGCCGCGGAAATCGGACTTGTCGATCGCCTGTTCACGCGCGTCGGCGCCTCCGATAACCTCGCCGGCGGCGAGTCGACCTTCATGGTGGAGATGAAGGAGACCGCCGAGATCCTGGGCAATCTTACGTCGCGCAGTCTGGTGGTGCTGGACGAAATCGGGCGCGGTACGAGCACCTTCGACGGCATCTCGATCGCCTGGGCCGTGGCGGAACACCTGCACGCGGCGCCGGGGCGGCCGCTGGTGCTGTTTGCCACGCATTACCACGAGCTGACCGATCTGGCGCGCACCCAGGCGCGCATCGGCAACGCCTCGGTGGCGGTGCGCGAATGGAAGGGCGAGGTGGTCTTTCTGCGCCGCATCGTTCCCGGGCCGGCAAGTCAGAGCTACGGCATTCAGGTAGCCACGCTGGCGGGGGTGCCGTCGCCGGTGATCGAGCGCGCGCGTCAGATTCTGCGCAACCTCGAAGCGGGCGAACTCGACGACGCCGGCCGGCCACGGCTCGCCGAGGGCACCGCGAATGCCGGCCCGCAACTGGCACTGTTCGCGCCGCCTCAGAACCGCCTGCGGGACGAGCTGGCGGCCATGGACGTCAACCGACTGACGCCGATGGAAGCGCTGGCGCGCCTGCACGAGCTGGTCGAGCGCGCACGCAAGGATGCCTGA
- a CDS encoding VWA domain-containing protein produces the protein MLTLRYTEWDGRQRVRLEADRVFEKLAEYLSYTDDLQQALDWLMRHGVEWEGMRVVGLDEILERVREQLRERYRTFNLDHVFDERRQRLDDALDLERDALGQRADDPTAAARLRQLAELPYRLAEALERLREGHFADDEARRAIEELLDELDDIRALEDFQRRFGELFHGREALGYDEALDLMREIERLKRLEEQLVAGTLDGIDGGDVEGLLGAGVRRDFEDLRSMMALLHEAGYLAQREGRTRLSPKGVRKVGQLALREIYHTLLRDRPGGHHSDHRGIMEVRPDATRPYRYGDPLNIDLVGTLKKGLGRRAGVPIEIRPGDFEVFDTNLSTTASTVLLLDMSWSMSWEGRFAAAKRVALALESLVRARFPRDYFGIVGFFTRAVELRARDLPEASWNMGDPFTNLQDGLRLATELLGRHRSTNQHIIVITDGQPTAYFSRGRLYCEWPLSFGGISLRAAQETLKEVERVTRRGITINTFMLDDSPSLRAFVERMTRINKGRALYTRPDHLGQYLLVDYLGRRRKKV, from the coding sequence ATGCTCACCCTGCGCTACACCGAATGGGACGGCCGCCAGCGGGTGCGGTTGGAGGCGGACCGGGTGTTCGAGAAGCTCGCCGAGTACCTCTCTTACACCGACGATCTCCAGCAGGCGCTCGACTGGCTGATGCGTCACGGGGTGGAGTGGGAAGGGATGCGCGTCGTCGGCCTCGACGAGATCCTCGAACGCGTGCGTGAGCAGCTCCGTGAGCGCTATCGCACGTTCAATCTGGACCACGTATTTGACGAGCGGCGACAGCGCCTGGATGACGCGCTCGACCTCGAACGCGATGCGCTGGGACAGCGGGCCGACGACCCCACGGCGGCCGCCCGCCTGCGTCAACTCGCCGAGCTGCCGTATCGGCTCGCCGAGGCGCTGGAGCGCCTGCGCGAAGGCCACTTCGCTGACGACGAGGCGCGCCGTGCTATCGAGGAATTGCTCGACGAGCTGGACGACATCCGGGCGCTGGAGGATTTCCAGCGCCGTTTCGGAGAGCTCTTCCACGGTCGCGAAGCGCTCGGCTACGACGAGGCGCTGGATCTGATGCGAGAAATCGAGCGTCTGAAGCGGCTCGAGGAACAACTCGTAGCCGGCACTCTCGACGGTATCGACGGCGGTGACGTGGAGGGCCTGCTCGGGGCCGGTGTGCGTCGCGATTTCGAGGACCTGCGAAGCATGATGGCCCTGTTGCACGAGGCCGGCTACCTTGCGCAACGCGAGGGGCGCACCCGGCTTTCGCCAAAGGGGGTGCGTAAGGTCGGGCAACTCGCGCTGCGCGAGATATATCATACTCTGTTGCGCGACCGGCCCGGAGGTCACCATAGCGACCACCGCGGCATCATGGAGGTGCGACCCGATGCGACGCGCCCGTATCGTTACGGCGACCCCCTCAACATCGATCTTGTGGGTACCCTGAAAAAGGGCCTCGGGCGCCGCGCGGGGGTCCCGATCGAGATCCGGCCGGGCGACTTCGAGGTCTTCGACACCAATCTTTCGACTACCGCGTCGACGGTGCTCTTGCTCGACATGAGCTGGTCGATGAGCTGGGAGGGGCGGTTTGCCGCCGCCAAGCGCGTTGCGCTGGCTCTGGAAAGCCTCGTCCGGGCTCGCTTCCCCCGCGACTACTTCGGTATCGTCGGTTTCTTCACGCGCGCCGTCGAGTTGCGGGCCCGCGATCTGCCCGAAGCGAGCTGGAACATGGGCGACCCTTTCACCAATCTGCAGGACGGTCTCCGGCTGGCGACCGAACTGCTCGGCCGGCATCGCAGTACCAATCAGCACATTATCGTCATCACCGATGGGCAGCCGACGGCGTACTTCTCACGCGGCAGGCTTTACTGTGAGTGGCCGCTCTCGTTCGGCGGCATCAGCCTGCGTGCCGCGCAGGAAACCCTGAAGGAGGTAGAGCGTGTCACGCGACGGGGCATAACCATCAATACGTTCATGCTCGACGACAGTCCCAGTCTGCGCGCGTTTGTGGAACGTATGACCCGCATCAACAAGGGACGCGCCCTTTACACCCGCCCCGACCACCTCGGCCAATACCTGCTCGTCGACTACCTCGGCCGGAGGCGAAAGAAAGTGTAA
- the xerD gene encoding site-specific tyrosine recombinase XerD, protein MPAPEFPALPGVDGHVDQFLTYLAAERGLSANTLEAYGRDLAAFAEVCARRGVRTASAAQPRDVVAFLDALQARGLSARSRARMLSAVRVLFRFLVREGVLATDPTRDLNLPRLDLRLPRSLAPDEVGALLADDGSKTIGRRDVAMIELLYATGLRVSELVALRVSQVNLEASYLTVVGKGRKERAVPIGRSARARLLAYLQDTRPALLRGRASTYLFPNRYGRALTRQAFWRRLRAATRRAGLAGRISPHTLRHAFATHLVDGGADVRAVQMMLGHADIATTQIYTHVAGDRLRAVHRKFHPRA, encoded by the coding sequence ATGCCGGCACCAGAGTTCCCAGCGTTGCCCGGCGTCGACGGTCATGTCGATCAGTTTCTGACGTACTTGGCCGCCGAGCGCGGACTTTCCGCGAACACCCTCGAGGCATATGGGCGGGACCTCGCGGCGTTTGCGGAAGTGTGCGCGCGCCGCGGCGTTCGGACCGCGAGTGCGGCACAGCCACGGGACGTGGTGGCGTTCCTCGATGCGCTTCAGGCGCGCGGCCTGAGTGCGCGCAGCCGGGCCCGCATGTTGAGTGCGGTGCGCGTCCTTTTCCGTTTCCTCGTTCGCGAGGGCGTATTGGCGACCGATCCGACCCGCGATCTCAACCTGCCGCGCCTCGATCTGCGACTACCGCGTTCGCTGGCGCCGGACGAGGTGGGTGCTCTGCTGGCGGACGACGGCAGCAAAACGATCGGTCGGCGCGACGTGGCGATGATCGAGCTGCTGTACGCCACCGGACTGCGGGTGTCGGAGTTGGTGGCGCTACGAGTGAGTCAGGTTAATCTGGAGGCGAGTTACCTGACGGTGGTTGGCAAGGGACGCAAGGAGCGCGCGGTGCCGATCGGCCGCAGCGCGCGTGCGCGGCTGCTGGCGTACCTGCAGGACACGCGGCCGGCGCTATTGCGCGGGCGGGCGAGCACCTATCTGTTCCCGAATCGCTATGGGCGCGCGCTGACCCGACAGGCATTCTGGCGGCGCCTGCGTGCCGCCACGCGGCGCGCCGGACTGGCCGGCCGGATCAGTCCGCACACGCTCCGCCACGCCTTTGCGACTCACCTCGTGGACGGCGGTGCCGATGTGCGTGCCGTACAGATGATGTTGGGCCATGCCGACATTGCGACCACCCAGATCTACACCCACGTAGCTGGCGACCGCCTGCGCGCCGTCCACCGCAAGTTCCACCCCCGCGCATAA
- the trpS gene encoding tryptophan--tRNA ligase, with protein sequence MSVIVSGMRPTGRLHLGHLHGALRNWLRLQEERRCFFFVADWHVLTTDPEHTGAIAAHVRDMVAVWLAVGLDPERAVLFCQSAIKEHAELHLLLSMITPTPWLLRNPTVKEQARDLGLLSVDEEADASTLNYGLLGYPVLQSADILMYRATGVPVGVDQAPHIELTREIARRFNGLYGPVFPEPEALLTAVPRVPGTDGRKMSKSYNNAVFLSDTPEEVDRKLSRMMTDPRRVRRTDPGEPNDCPAFNLHRIYCTPDEIEYVTSGCRTAGIGCLDCKKVVIKHVIADLAPIRARHEHFAAHPEEVDAALVRGNARAHEVAVATMADVRGAMRVG encoded by the coding sequence ATGAGCGTGATCGTCAGTGGTATGCGTCCGACGGGCCGGTTGCATCTCGGGCACCTGCACGGTGCGCTGCGCAACTGGCTGCGGTTGCAGGAGGAACGGCGCTGTTTCTTCTTTGTGGCGGACTGGCACGTGCTGACCACCGATCCCGAGCACACGGGGGCGATTGCCGCGCATGTGCGGGACATGGTGGCCGTGTGGCTGGCTGTCGGTCTCGATCCCGAGCGGGCGGTGCTGTTCTGCCAGTCGGCGATCAAGGAGCACGCCGAGCTTCACCTGTTGCTGTCGATGATCACGCCGACCCCCTGGCTGCTGCGTAATCCGACGGTGAAGGAGCAGGCGCGCGATCTGGGTTTGCTGAGCGTCGACGAGGAGGCCGACGCCTCGACGCTCAACTACGGCCTTCTCGGTTACCCGGTGCTGCAGTCGGCCGACATTCTCATGTATCGTGCGACCGGAGTACCGGTAGGGGTCGATCAGGCGCCGCACATAGAGCTGACGCGCGAGATTGCGCGGCGTTTCAACGGCCTTTACGGGCCGGTGTTTCCCGAGCCCGAAGCGTTGTTGACGGCGGTGCCGAGAGTGCCTGGCACCGACGGCCGTAAGATGAGCAAGAGTTACAACAACGCGGTCTTTCTTTCGGATACGCCCGAGGAGGTGGACCGCAAGCTCAGTCGAATGATGACCGACCCGCGGCGGGTGCGGCGCACCGACCCGGGCGAACCGAACGACTGCCCCGCGTTCAACCTGCACCGCATCTATTGCACTCCCGACGAGATCGAGTACGTGACTTCCGGCTGCCGCACGGCGGGCATCGGGTGCCTCGATTGCAAGAAGGTCGTGATCAAGCACGTGATTGCGGATCTGGCGCCCATCCGTGCGCGTCATGAGCATTTCGCCGCGCACCCGGAAGAGGTTGACGCCGCGCTCGTGCGTGGCAATGCAAGGGCGCACGAGGTTGCGGTAGCGACGATGGCCGACGTGCGCGGGGCGATGCGCGTAGGATGA
- a CDS encoding site-2 protease family protein produces the protein MEAFVQQLSVWALPVLAAIILHEVAHGMVAYRLGDPTAARAGRLTLNPLPHIDPVGSVLVPLVLIAIKAPFLFGWARPVPVNYSNLHHPKRDMMFVAAAGPVTNILLAVASAVVLRLLMGMEVPADSVYAPPLVAGLTPLTLMVQNSIVVNIVLAVFNLLPILPLDGGRVMVGLLPLDLARAYARLEPYGMLIVVGLLATDVLDGVIGPVITVMLRVLL, from the coding sequence GTGGAAGCATTCGTCCAGCAATTGTCGGTATGGGCCCTGCCGGTATTGGCAGCGATCATTTTGCACGAAGTGGCGCACGGGATGGTGGCGTACCGCCTCGGCGATCCGACGGCGGCGCGAGCGGGTCGGCTCACTCTCAACCCGCTGCCGCACATCGATCCGGTCGGGTCGGTACTCGTGCCGCTCGTGCTGATCGCCATCAAGGCCCCGTTCCTGTTCGGCTGGGCGCGTCCGGTGCCGGTCAATTACTCCAATCTGCACCATCCCAAGCGCGACATGATGTTCGTCGCCGCGGCCGGGCCGGTGACGAACATTCTGCTCGCCGTGGCCAGTGCCGTCGTTCTGCGGTTGCTCATGGGGATGGAGGTGCCGGCCGATTCGGTCTACGCGCCGCCGCTGGTTGCGGGACTCACGCCGCTGACTTTGATGGTGCAGAACAGCATCGTGGTGAACATCGTACTGGCGGTCTTCAATCTTCTGCCGATTCTGCCGCTGGATGGCGGGCGCGTGATGGTGGGTTTGCTGCCGCTGGATCTGGCACGAGCGTATGCCCGTCTGGAGCCGTACGGAATGCTGATCGTTGTCGGACTGCTGGCCACCGATGTGCTCGACGGCGTCATCGGTCCGGTGATCACGGTCATGCTCCGGGTGCTGCTGTGA
- the glnD gene encoding [protein-PII] uridylyltransferase, giving the protein MRRSFGPLRADTDWGQQAREYLDATRAHLFKEHLAGAAGSAVVERYTAAMDEVLRTLFDAAVATYVARYSRIDQRCTVVAQGGYGRGELNPCSDIDLLFLYPYKREPYVEHVAESILYSLWNTKLDVGHAMRNVRESIRLAGSDLKVRTALLDARFLCGDRSLHEELTAAVEQDAARSADRFFQEKLGETRARHERFGDSVYLLEPQLKEGEGGLRDLHTAMWMAKVKFKIHAVEDLVQKGVVTEREMAEIAAARDFLWRVRNGLHFLSGRHQDQLTFEYQERLAADLGFVDTATRKGVEEFMRTYYLHAATVNRFGEMVGERCIERPLPQRLIGRFNRRQIRPGVVVGHGMLSITGVEVLHTDPANFIRVFADAQRQEVPIASGTKRLLRANLDLVGEAERSSPAMVDAFFEVLRGKHRVYETLLEMHRVGVLGAFLPEFGALLCMVLHDLYHIYTVDEHSLRLVRELELLRAGAYEDAAPLLTQVMRDADRVEILYLGAILHDIGKGHGGGHPERGARMTRAVAARLALNRDDAEQLEFLVACHLVMSHLAQRRDIHDQRLIIDFARRVETLDNLKKLYLLTFADMRSVAPKIWNNWHDMLLRDLYLQTLDVFEREAFVEEDVAERTARVKQRIAAVAADLSLGPVLGAFLRDMPDRYFLGTPEESVLHHLQLVRAMSDDPFISEVKHYPERQFSEFVVITPDRPGLFSMLTGILLSHGMNILTASINTSARGMALDVFRISHGDQAEAAQRPERWERVQVTLARVLTGEVDVERVVAESVRPSIFATRVVPRVPTEIEIDNEVSDHFTVLDVYTQDRVGVLFSIANALFHLGLSIHIAKITTNVDQVLDVFYVTDLQGRKLTDPEGLERVRADLYTRLTTQPAATEPAAVAAGA; this is encoded by the coding sequence GTGCGGAGGTCGTTCGGTCCCCTGAGGGCGGATACCGACTGGGGGCAGCAGGCGCGAGAGTACCTCGATGCGACCCGGGCGCACCTGTTCAAGGAGCACCTCGCCGGTGCGGCCGGCTCCGCGGTGGTCGAGAGGTACACGGCGGCGATGGACGAGGTCTTGCGGACGCTTTTTGACGCCGCGGTGGCGACCTACGTGGCCCGCTATTCTCGCATCGATCAGCGCTGCACGGTCGTCGCGCAGGGCGGCTACGGACGCGGGGAGCTCAACCCATGTTCCGACATCGACCTGCTCTTCCTCTACCCGTACAAGCGCGAGCCGTACGTCGAACACGTTGCCGAGAGCATCCTTTACAGTCTGTGGAACACGAAACTCGACGTCGGCCATGCCATGCGCAATGTGCGGGAGAGCATTCGCCTGGCGGGCAGCGATCTCAAGGTGAGGACGGCGCTGTTGGATGCGCGGTTCCTGTGTGGCGACCGGTCGCTTCATGAGGAGCTAACGGCCGCGGTGGAACAAGACGCCGCGCGCAGTGCCGATCGGTTCTTTCAGGAGAAACTTGGAGAAACTCGGGCACGGCACGAACGGTTCGGCGACTCCGTGTACCTGCTCGAACCGCAGTTGAAGGAGGGAGAGGGCGGGCTGCGCGATCTGCACACGGCGATGTGGATGGCGAAGGTGAAGTTCAAGATCCACGCAGTTGAAGATCTGGTGCAGAAGGGAGTTGTTACCGAACGCGAGATGGCGGAAATCGCCGCCGCGCGGGACTTCCTGTGGCGGGTGCGCAACGGCCTGCATTTTCTTTCCGGCCGGCATCAGGACCAGCTCACGTTCGAGTATCAGGAACGGCTGGCGGCCGATCTCGGCTTCGTGGACACGGCGACGCGCAAGGGCGTCGAGGAGTTCATGCGGACTTACTACCTGCACGCCGCGACGGTAAACCGTTTCGGCGAAATGGTCGGTGAACGCTGTATCGAGCGGCCGCTGCCGCAGCGACTCATCGGCCGCTTCAACCGCCGGCAGATTCGTCCGGGGGTGGTGGTCGGCCACGGCATGCTGTCGATCACCGGGGTCGAGGTGCTGCACACCGATCCCGCCAATTTCATTCGCGTGTTCGCCGATGCGCAGCGCCAGGAGGTGCCGATCGCCAGCGGGACGAAGCGGCTGCTGCGGGCCAACCTGGATCTCGTCGGCGAAGCGGAACGCAGCTCGCCGGCCATGGTCGATGCCTTCTTCGAGGTGTTGCGCGGCAAGCATCGGGTTTACGAGACGCTGCTCGAGATGCACCGGGTCGGCGTGCTGGGAGCCTTCCTGCCGGAATTCGGGGCTTTGCTCTGCATGGTGCTGCACGACCTGTATCACATCTATACGGTCGACGAGCACTCGTTGCGGCTGGTGCGCGAACTCGAACTGTTGCGGGCAGGGGCCTATGAGGATGCGGCGCCGCTGCTCACCCAGGTGATGCGCGACGCCGACCGGGTGGAGATCCTTTACCTGGGGGCCATCCTCCACGACATCGGCAAGGGACACGGCGGCGGCCACCCCGAACGCGGGGCGCGCATGACGCGCGCCGTTGCCGCCAGGTTGGCGCTCAATCGCGACGACGCCGAGCAGTTGGAGTTCCTGGTGGCCTGCCACCTGGTCATGTCCCATCTGGCGCAGCGTCGCGACATCCACGACCAGCGCCTGATCATTGACTTCGCGCGGCGCGTCGAGACGCTCGACAATCTGAAGAAGCTGTACTTGTTGACCTTTGCGGACATGCGCTCGGTAGCGCCGAAGATCTGGAACAACTGGCACGACATGCTGTTGCGGGACCTTTACCTGCAGACTCTGGACGTGTTCGAGCGCGAGGCGTTCGTCGAGGAAGACGTGGCGGAGCGGACGGCACGGGTCAAGCAGCGGATTGCTGCTGTGGCGGCGGATCTGTCGCTCGGGCCGGTTCTGGGGGCTTTTCTGCGCGACATGCCCGACCGCTACTTCCTCGGCACGCCGGAGGAGAGCGTCCTGCACCATCTGCAGCTCGTGCGCGCGATGAGCGACGATCCGTTCATCAGCGAGGTGAAGCACTATCCCGAGCGTCAGTTCAGCGAGTTCGTCGTGATTACGCCGGACCGTCCGGGCCTGTTCTCGATGCTCACCGGGATATTGCTGTCGCACGGCATGAACATCCTGACCGCGAGCATCAACACCAGCGCCCGCGGCATGGCGCTCGACGTATTTCGCATCTCGCACGGCGATCAGGCGGAGGCCGCGCAGCGTCCCGAGCGCTGGGAGCGCGTGCAGGTGACCCTGGCGCGGGTATTGACGGGGGAGGTCGACGTCGAACGGGTGGTTGCCGAGTCGGTGCGGCCGTCGATCTTCGCCACGCGGGTGGTGCCGCGCGTGCCCACGGAGATCGAGATCGATAACGAGGTCTCCGATCATTTCACCGTGCTCGACGTGTACACGCAGGACCGGGTCGGGGTCCTGTTCTCGATCGCCAATGCTCTGTTCCACCTCGGTCTCTCGATTCACATCGCCAAGATCACGACGAACGTCGATCAGGTGCTCGATGTGTTCTACGTCACCGACCTGCAGGGGCGGAAGCTTACCGATCCCGAAGGGTTGGAGCGGGTGCGCGCCGATCTGTACACACGGCTGACGACTCAACCGGCGGCTACGGAGCCGGCCGCCGTCGCCGCAGGTGCGTGA